The DNA region AATAAAATAATAAAAGCTGTTTTAGAACGCAGTTAAATCGCAAATGAAGAAGCATTCCTTAAAAGATTGGCTGATCGCTGTACGCCCCTGGTCGTTTCCGGCATCAGCAATGCCGGTGATTGTCACGCTGGCATATTTGTATTGGGCATACGGGGTAATAGAATGGGCGAACGGACTGTTAGCGTTGGCCGGTATTGTTATTTTTCACGCTTCGGGAAATGCGTGGAGTGATTATTTCGACTTCGAACGGGGAGTGGACAGGGTGGATACATTTGGCGTGAAGACCCTGACAAGCGGACAATTCATGCCATTGGAGATACGCAACCTGGCCATAGGCCTGATGGTGCCAGCGGCGATGGTCGGTCTTTGGCTGGTAGTCCGTACGGGGCTTCCCTTGTTGTGGATAGGTGTTTGTGGAGCTTTGTGTTCGTTGCTCTATCCGTGGCTGAAATACCGGGCTTTCGGAGATTTCGTTATTTTTGTAGCTTATGCCATACTTCCTACTTTGGGTATATCCTATATTACTATGGGGAAATTCCTGCCTGATGTATGGCTGATAATCGTTCCGGTGGGATTGATTACAGTAGCCATCCTGCATGCTAATAATACGCGTGATATAGGTACGGATGTAAGGGCCCGGATTAGTACTCTTGCTATGAGGCTTGGGGTGAAGACAGATATTTATCTATATA from Bacteroides sp. MSB163 includes:
- a CDS encoding prenyltransferase → MKKHSLKDWLIAVRPWSFPASAMPVIVTLAYLYWAYGVIEWANGLLALAGIVIFHASGNAWSDYFDFERGVDRVDTFGVKTLTSGQFMPLEIRNLAIGLMVPAAMVGLWLVVRTGLPLLWIGVCGALCSLLYPWLKYRAFGDFVIFVAYAILPTLGISYITMGKFLPDVWLIIVPVGLITVAILHANNTRDIGTDVRARISTLAMRLGVKTDIYLYMFEVLFPFLWIAACVALGYFPWWSLLTIVGILPAIANARTMLRLPKEGTGVISNLDEKTAKLQLLFSLLFTVTFLI